From one Chlamydiifrater phoenicopteri genomic stretch:
- a CDS encoding EscT/YscT/HrcT family type III secretion system export apparatus protein: MSMTLSDLALALKSEYLDYIFQFPAQQVWCVFLLLLARLLPIFGIVPFLGGKLFPSPIKIGIAISWLALIFPKSLAEAGRVDLFENSIFYVLLVKEVFLGSVMALILSFPFYAAQSAGSFVSNQQGIQGLEGATSLISIEQTSPQGILYHYIVTITFWLVGGYRIVIDLLLHSLQVLPLEQFLPKDILMPDSPLWVTLIKMAQLCLIMTIQLSAPSTLAMLMSDLFLGIINRMAPQVQVIYLLSALKAFMGMLFLCISWWFIVKQIDLFTLAWFKKIPVMIFGGPAATL, encoded by the coding sequence TCCCGCGCAACAAGTATGGTGTGTTTTCCTTCTTCTACTAGCCAGACTACTTCCTATCTTTGGAATCGTTCCCTTCCTTGGCGGCAAACTTTTTCCTTCCCCAATAAAAATAGGTATAGCCATATCCTGGTTGGCGTTAATTTTTCCTAAATCGTTGGCTGAAGCTGGTCGCGTAGATCTATTTGAAAATTCTATCTTTTACGTGCTACTCGTCAAGGAAGTTTTCCTTGGCAGTGTTATGGCTTTAATCTTATCTTTTCCATTCTACGCAGCACAGTCTGCTGGTTCATTTGTTTCCAACCAGCAAGGTATTCAAGGCCTGGAAGGCGCTACCTCTTTAATATCCATAGAACAAACCTCTCCCCAAGGGATCCTTTACCACTACATAGTAACCATTACTTTCTGGTTGGTAGGTGGATATCGAATAGTGATAGACCTTTTGCTGCACTCTCTACAGGTGCTACCCTTAGAGCAGTTCTTGCCCAAAGACATTCTCATGCCTGATTCGCCCTTATGGGTTACTTTGATCAAAATGGCACAGCTATGCCTGATTATGACCATTCAACTTAGTGCTCCGTCCACGCTAGCCATGTTAATGTCAGATCTCTTCTTAGGAATTATCAACCGGATGGCTCCTCAAGTACAAGTAATATACCTACTCTCAGCGCTCAAGGCTTTTATGGGAATGCTCTTTCTCTGTATTTCCTGGTGGTTTATCGTGAAACAAATAGATCTGTTTACCTTAGCCTGGTTTAAAAAGATTCCAGTAATGATTTTTGGCGGCCCTGCAGCTACTCTCTAA
- a CDS encoding DUF1494 domain-containing protein, whose product MGGNPRRKSKRSFLLTEVVVCLSLMSILLGSIGFWQLLIAKKHERHKELYRVFGDESLAYKRLRAVFGSITEDFSLCSEGDSVCSFVFDRGVYKIPALSGNVRGRLVYDKEERVLSLIIQSQSSLDLEEESRLLDNVEAFVLTPIFDSSLLQKGSSGSKEGSSEMPSFIKINVSRGATKYTAARELAFTMVSGR is encoded by the coding sequence GTGGGGGGGAATCCCAGAAGAAAAAGTAAACGATCTTTTTTGTTGACGGAAGTCGTTGTTTGTCTTTCTCTTATGTCGATACTTTTGGGGAGTATAGGTTTTTGGCAATTGCTGATTGCTAAGAAACATGAGAGACACAAAGAGCTTTATAGAGTGTTTGGTGATGAAAGTTTAGCATACAAGCGCTTGCGAGCCGTCTTTGGCTCTATTACTGAAGACTTTTCCTTGTGCTCGGAAGGGGACTCTGTATGCTCGTTCGTTTTTGACAGAGGTGTCTACAAAATTCCTGCCCTTTCGGGCAATGTACGAGGACGTCTCGTTTATGATAAGGAAGAGAGAGTCTTATCTTTGATAATTCAATCTCAAAGTAGTCTGGATCTTGAGGAAGAAAGTCGACTGCTTGACAATGTGGAAGCTTTTGTTTTGACTCCGATATTTGATTCTAGCCTTTTACAAAAAGGATCTTCTGGAAGCAAAGAAGGCTCTTCAGAAATGCCTTCGTTTATAAAGATAAATGTTTCTCGAGGAGCAACCAAATATACTGCCGCACGAGAGCTAGCTTTCACTATGGTTTCTGGTAGATAA